The Phytohabitans houttuyneae genome has a segment encoding these proteins:
- a CDS encoding SDR family oxidoreductase: MERRLEGKVALVTGASRGIGYAVAERLVAEGARVCVTARKAEPLLEAATALGGPERAIAVAGKADDPEHQAEAVQRAVESFGGLDILVNNTGINPTFGPLLETDPGAVRKVFEVNVFAAIGWLRHAYDAWLGKHGGAVVNMSSIAGLGSAPGLGAYAASKAALIQVTAQLAVELAPNVRVNAVAPAVVKTQFATALFAGREEEVAAGYPLGRLGVPSDVAGAVAFLVSPDAAWITGQTLVLDGGLTLVGNL; the protein is encoded by the coding sequence GTGGAGCGTCGGCTGGAAGGGAAGGTCGCGCTGGTCACGGGCGCGAGCCGGGGCATCGGGTACGCCGTGGCGGAGCGCCTGGTCGCGGAGGGGGCCCGGGTCTGCGTCACCGCCCGCAAGGCCGAGCCGCTCCTCGAGGCGGCCACCGCGCTCGGCGGGCCGGAGCGGGCCATCGCGGTCGCGGGCAAGGCGGACGACCCCGAGCATCAGGCGGAGGCCGTGCAGCGCGCGGTGGAGTCGTTCGGCGGCCTGGACATCCTGGTCAACAACACCGGCATCAACCCCACCTTCGGGCCGCTGCTGGAGACGGACCCGGGCGCGGTCCGCAAGGTCTTCGAGGTGAACGTCTTCGCCGCGATCGGCTGGCTCCGCCACGCGTACGACGCCTGGCTCGGCAAGCACGGCGGCGCCGTCGTCAACATGTCCTCGATCGCCGGGCTGGGCTCGGCGCCCGGCCTCGGCGCATATGCCGCGAGCAAAGCCGCCCTCATCCAGGTCACCGCGCAGCTCGCGGTCGAGCTCGCGCCAAACGTGCGGGTCAACGCGGTCGCCCCGGCCGTCGTGAAGACGCAGTTTGCCACCGCGCTCTTCGCCGGGCGCGAGGAGGAGGTGGCCGCCGGGTACCCGCTCGGGCGGCTCGGCGTGCCGTCCGACGTGGCGGGCGCGGTCGCGTTCCTCGTCTCGCCGGACGCCGCGTGGATCACCGGGCAGACGCTGGTGCTCGACGGCGGCCTCACGCTCGTGGGCAACCTGTGA
- a CDS encoding phosphotransferase, translating into MTDLGAPFATGRNADVYALDGGRVLRRYRDGGGDTAREAALMAHVAAHGFPVPEVYAADGPDLVMRRLDGPTMLGAFVEGRLPIERGAAVLADLHARLHALPLPAGAPTGTVIVHRDLHPDNVVLTPDGPYVIDWRDALYGPAGLDLAMTALICAEVSVDPTTDLAGRPARCSCRSPRWWAATA; encoded by the coding sequence GTGACCGACCTCGGCGCACCGTTCGCGACCGGCCGCAACGCCGACGTGTACGCGCTGGACGGCGGCCGGGTGCTGCGCCGGTACCGCGACGGCGGCGGCGACACCGCGCGGGAGGCCGCGCTGATGGCGCACGTGGCCGCGCACGGCTTCCCGGTCCCCGAGGTGTACGCCGCCGACGGCCCCGACCTGGTCATGCGGCGGCTGGACGGCCCGACGATGCTCGGCGCGTTCGTCGAGGGCCGCCTCCCGATCGAGCGCGGCGCGGCCGTCCTCGCCGACCTGCACGCCCGCCTCCACGCGCTCCCGCTGCCGGCCGGCGCGCCCACCGGTACCGTCATCGTCCACCGCGACCTGCACCCGGACAACGTGGTGCTGACCCCCGACGGCCCCTACGTGATCGACTGGCGCGACGCCCTGTACGGCCCGGCCGGCCTCGACCTGGCGATGACCGCGCTCATCTGCGCCGAGGTATCCGTCGACCCGACCACCGACCTCGCGGGGCGGCCCGCGCGCTGCTCGTGTCGTTCGCCGCGCTGGTGGGCGGCGACGGCGTGA
- a CDS encoding phosphotransferase family protein translates to MTPGLDVERLRAYLDREHPGLRDGDLRAELIAGGKSNLTYTLRDDTHNWVLRRPPLGHVLRTAHDMGREHRVISALAPTAVPVPETVLLCADPEVIGAPFYVMGFVEGTVYRTAAQTAALGAERARTLSYTLVDVLADLHEVDPAAVGLGDFGHPAGYLERQVRRWKKQLDASRSRDLPGIDELHARLAQSAPAESGAGIVHGDYRLDNVVVDAGGRVAAVLDWEMATLGDPLADLGLLLVYWDGLAQIGGNSVATSVNAAAGFPPGTELADRYAQRRGADLTHLPWYTAFGFFKLAVIAEGIHFRFTQGQTVGAGFEQLGEIVPPLVALGHATLSQEA, encoded by the coding sequence GTGACGCCAGGGCTCGACGTCGAGCGCCTCCGGGCGTACCTCGACCGGGAGCACCCCGGCCTGCGCGACGGCGACCTGCGCGCGGAGCTGATCGCGGGCGGCAAGTCCAACCTCACGTACACGCTGCGGGACGACACGCACAACTGGGTGCTGCGCCGCCCGCCACTGGGCCACGTGCTGCGCACCGCGCACGACATGGGACGCGAGCACCGCGTGATCAGCGCGCTGGCGCCGACGGCGGTACCGGTACCGGAAACGGTTTTGCTCTGTGCGGACCCGGAGGTGATCGGCGCGCCCTTCTACGTGATGGGGTTTGTGGAGGGCACTGTCTACCGCACGGCGGCGCAGACGGCGGCCCTGGGCGCGGAGCGGGCGCGCACGCTGTCGTACACCCTCGTCGACGTCCTCGCCGACCTGCACGAGGTGGACCCGGCCGCGGTGGGGCTGGGCGACTTCGGGCATCCGGCCGGCTACCTGGAGCGGCAGGTGCGGCGGTGGAAGAAGCAGCTGGACGCCTCCCGCAGCCGCGACCTGCCCGGCATCGACGAGCTGCACGCCCGCCTCGCGCAGAGCGCGCCGGCGGAGAGCGGCGCCGGCATCGTGCACGGTGACTACCGCCTGGACAACGTGGTCGTGGACGCGGGCGGCCGGGTGGCCGCCGTGCTCGACTGGGAGATGGCCACGCTCGGCGACCCGCTGGCCGACCTGGGACTGCTGCTCGTGTACTGGGACGGGCTCGCGCAGATCGGCGGCAACTCGGTCGCCACCTCGGTCAACGCGGCGGCCGGCTTCCCGCCCGGCACCGAGCTCGCCGACCGCTACGCGCAACGCCGTGGTGCGGACCTCACCCACCTGCCGTGGTACACCGCGTTCGGCTTCTTCAAGCTCGCCGTCATCGCCGAGGGCATCCACTTCCGCTTCACACAGGGCCAGACCGTCGGCGCCGGGTTCGAGCAGCTCGGCGAGATCGTCCCACCGCTGGTCGCGCTCGGCCACGCCACGCTGTCGCAGGAGGCCTAG
- a CDS encoding GNAT family N-acetyltransferase: MFVIILDGGAELRPLEPWQAEEFLAHIDRARDAVDPWIPWATFSTSVESARSTLQRYADKAAADAGRIFGIWLDGTLVGGTMFVHFDAAGGTCEIGCWLEPAGQGRGLVTQAVRHLVDWAVRTRGIHRVTWKTCPDNTASRAVAQRLGMRLDGVLRGEYLYNGVRYDTEVWSLLAPEWLQPQPAAR; encoded by the coding sequence GTGTTCGTGATCATTCTTGACGGCGGCGCCGAGCTGCGCCCGCTGGAGCCCTGGCAGGCCGAGGAGTTCCTCGCACACATCGACCGGGCGCGCGACGCGGTGGACCCGTGGATCCCGTGGGCGACGTTCTCCACGTCGGTGGAATCGGCCCGGAGCACCCTCCAGCGGTACGCGGACAAGGCCGCCGCCGACGCCGGCCGCATCTTCGGCATCTGGCTCGACGGCACGCTGGTGGGCGGCACGATGTTCGTACACTTCGACGCCGCCGGCGGCACGTGCGAGATCGGCTGCTGGCTGGAGCCGGCCGGGCAGGGCCGCGGCCTGGTCACCCAGGCCGTGCGCCACCTTGTCGACTGGGCGGTCCGGACCCGCGGCATCCACCGCGTCACCTGGAAGACCTGCCCGGACAACACCGCCAGCCGCGCCGTGGCACAGCGGCTGGGCATGCGCTTGGACGGTGTGCTACGCGGCGAGTATCTGTACAACGGTGTCCGGTACGACACCGAGGTGTGGTCCCTGCTGGCCCCGGAGTGGCTTCAACCTCAGCCCGCCGCGCGCTGA
- a CDS encoding DUF6510 family protein — protein sequence MTDPHLDGNALAGPLREIFAVDVTAATSRCAACGLSGAVAALHVYPNAPGMVARCPGCEEVVLRMVRTPDAAWLDLRGAVSLRIPM from the coding sequence ATGACCGATCCCCACCTCGACGGCAACGCGCTCGCCGGGCCGCTGCGGGAGATCTTCGCGGTCGACGTCACCGCCGCGACAAGCCGGTGCGCCGCCTGCGGCCTGTCCGGGGCGGTCGCCGCCCTCCACGTGTACCCGAACGCGCCCGGCATGGTCGCCCGCTGCCCCGGCTGCGAGGAGGTGGTGCTGCGCATGGTCCGCACGCCGGACGCGGCATGGCTCGACCTGCGCGGCGCGGTGTCACTGCGCATCCCGATGTGA
- a CDS encoding acyl-CoA dehydrogenase family protein: MDFGYDDKTEELRARLLSFMDEYVYPAEAVLAEQEANGPQWTTPPVVEELKERARERGLWNLFLPSIGLTNLQYAPLAEITGHSPLLAPEALNCSAPDTGNMELLAEFGSAAQRERWLEPLLDGRIRSAFCMTEPEVASSDATNIATSITRDGDDYLVNGTKWWSSGAMNPRCEIFVVMGRTDPAAPRHRQQSMILVPRDTPGVTVRRGMKVFGYDDGGHGGHAEISFEDVRVPASNLIGGEGDGFAIAQARLGPGRIHHCMRLIGMAERALAMMCGRASERVAFGRPIAEHGVVADWIAESRVRIEQARLLVLKTAWLMDTAGNKAAHAEIQAIKIVTPAMAEWVLDKAIQAHGGGGVSQDFPLARLWTHARTLRLADGPDEVHRSALARRELRAHASPST, encoded by the coding sequence ATGGACTTCGGGTACGACGACAAGACCGAAGAGCTGCGCGCGCGGCTGCTGTCCTTCATGGACGAGTACGTGTACCCGGCCGAGGCGGTCCTCGCCGAGCAGGAGGCGAACGGTCCACAGTGGACGACACCGCCGGTCGTGGAGGAGCTCAAGGAGCGGGCCCGCGAGCGCGGCCTGTGGAACCTCTTCCTCCCCTCGATCGGCCTCACGAACCTCCAGTACGCGCCGCTCGCCGAGATCACCGGCCACAGCCCGCTGCTCGCCCCCGAGGCGCTCAACTGCTCGGCGCCAGACACGGGCAACATGGAGCTGCTGGCCGAGTTCGGCAGCGCGGCGCAGCGGGAGCGGTGGCTGGAGCCGCTGCTGGACGGGCGGATCCGGTCCGCGTTCTGCATGACCGAGCCGGAGGTGGCTTCCTCCGACGCCACAAACATCGCCACGAGCATCACCCGCGACGGCGACGACTACCTCGTCAACGGCACCAAGTGGTGGTCCAGCGGCGCGATGAACCCGCGCTGCGAGATCTTCGTGGTCATGGGCCGCACGGACCCGGCGGCGCCGCGGCACCGCCAGCAGAGCATGATTCTGGTACCGCGGGACACGCCGGGCGTCACCGTGCGGCGCGGGATGAAGGTCTTCGGGTACGACGACGGCGGCCACGGCGGCCACGCGGAGATCTCGTTCGAGGACGTGCGGGTGCCCGCGTCCAACCTGATCGGCGGCGAGGGTGACGGCTTCGCGATCGCGCAGGCCCGGCTGGGTCCGGGTCGCATACACCACTGCATGCGCCTGATCGGCATGGCCGAGCGCGCGCTGGCCATGATGTGCGGGCGGGCCAGCGAGCGGGTGGCGTTCGGCCGGCCGATCGCCGAGCACGGCGTGGTGGCGGACTGGATCGCCGAGTCGCGGGTGCGCATCGAGCAGGCCCGCCTGCTGGTCCTCAAGACGGCGTGGCTGATGGACACGGCCGGCAACAAGGCCGCGCACGCGGAGATCCAAGCCATCAAGATCGTGACGCCGGCGATGGCCGAATGGGTGCTGGACAAGGCGATCCAGGCGCACGGCGGCGGCGGGGTGAGCCAGGACTTCCCCCTCGCCAGGCTGTGGACGCACGCGCGCACGCTCCGCCTCGCCGACGGGCCGGACGAGGTACACCGCTCCGCCCTCGCCCGCCGCGAGCTGCGCGCCCACGCGTCGCCGTCGACGTAG